A part of Hydrogenobacter sp. T-8 genomic DNA contains:
- a CDS encoding septation protein SpoVG family protein codes for MNVELVDFYPFEVSTRRPRLLAYADVRIDGKILIRGIRLYESKNGGYFISMPEYNPERKRAIVELEDKELFEKVRRVVVDYYKLFASTS; via the coding sequence ATGAATGTAGAACTTGTAGACTTTTACCCCTTTGAAGTCTCCACAAGAAGACCACGACTTCTCGCCTATGCGGATGTAAGAATTGACGGGAAGATTCTCATAAGAGGAATAAGGCTCTACGAGTCAAAAAACGGAGGCTATTTTATCTCTATGCCAGAATACAACCCAGAAAGGAAAAGAGCCATAGTGGAGCTTGAAGATAAAGAGCTTTTTGAGAAGGTGAGAAGGGTAGTGGTGGACTATTATAAACTGTTTGCTTCGACTTCATAA
- a CDS encoding TolC family protein, which produces MLLVVLFAIVGICFADGNISFKKAIEIIKEKNYDVKISKLEIKKAEGSLIQASLLQNPSLYLNYTGLTFGKNIIYDTNNTLLSIGISQPIELGGKRKYRTLSAKYTMESTQYQWKESIRSVIRDFASLYFQSLADRAYVDYLEQDLKDFDQILLIQSKRRELGFLSLIDLLKLKLYKGELEDAIKVARATYQKDLKDISFYLGGVYEPEEVQENMLEVNINELLEHSIKKRESIKAIEKQIDSINYQIKLLKSYSIPDITVNVEYDAFGVQYKPGIGFGLSINLPVFDKRQGDLLTAVATKEQLMISLDRTIASVKTEVLKAYEDYETNLRIYKAMLERKRVMEDILERTKKAYSIGGISTLDFLDTLRTYRSFMQSFIQSKYNTLKSLYYLLITAGSEL; this is translated from the coding sequence ATGCTTTTGGTTGTATTGTTTGCTATTGTGGGTATTTGTTTTGCAGATGGGAACATAAGTTTTAAAAAAGCTATAGAAATTATAAAAGAGAAAAACTATGATGTAAAAATATCAAAACTTGAAATAAAAAAAGCAGAGGGCTCACTAATACAAGCAAGTCTTTTACAAAATCCAAGCCTATATTTAAACTATACAGGACTGACTTTTGGCAAAAATATAATTTATGATACTAACAATACCCTGCTATCTATAGGTATAAGTCAACCTATAGAACTCGGTGGAAAAAGAAAATATAGAACACTCTCCGCAAAGTATACCATGGAATCAACACAATACCAATGGAAGGAATCTATACGGTCAGTAATAAGAGACTTTGCATCTTTATACTTCCAAAGTTTGGCAGATAGAGCCTATGTTGACTACTTAGAACAAGATCTAAAAGATTTTGACCAAATTCTTCTAATTCAATCCAAAAGGCGGGAACTGGGCTTTTTGAGCCTTATTGACCTGCTAAAGCTAAAACTATACAAGGGGGAACTTGAAGATGCCATAAAAGTGGCAAGAGCAACATATCAAAAGGACTTAAAGGATATTTCCTTTTACTTGGGTGGTGTATATGAGCCTGAGGAAGTTCAAGAGAATATGTTAGAGGTCAATATAAATGAGCTATTGGAACATTCCATAAAAAAGCGTGAAAGCATAAAAGCAATAGAAAAACAAATAGACTCTATAAATTATCAAATAAAACTCTTGAAAAGTTATTCCATACCAGATATAACTGTAAATGTTGAATACGATGCCTTTGGAGTCCAATACAAACCTGGCATAGGATTTGGTCTATCTATAAATCTCCCTGTATTTGACAAAAGGCAAGGCGACCTTCTTACTGCTGTAGCAACAAAAGAGCAGCTTATGATATCTCTCGATAGAACTATTGCATCGGTAAAGACGGAAGTATTAAAAGCCTATGAAGACTATGAAACAAATCTAAGGATATATAAGGCTATGCTAGAGAGAAAAAGAGTAATGGAAGATATATTAGAAAGAACAAAAAAGGCTTATTCTATTGGAGGTATATCAACCTTGGATTTCTTAGATACCTTAAGAACATACCGCTCTTTTATGCAATCCTTTATTCAGTCTAAGTATAATACCTTAAAAAGTCTTTACTACCTACTAATAACAGCAGGGAGTGAACTATGA
- a CDS encoding efflux RND transporter periplasmic adaptor subunit, whose amino-acid sequence MNRIALLLLALALVQSCHTSQEEKEQKQVLQNPKTVEVKYEDIPSLIEVTGFVEPDKDGIVKISPRVQGVIQSINVNVGDRVGVGEVLAVVKAPDITDIYAQKISLTAQLANAERLYKLKEELYSIGAIPKSEVMDAETNYKVLKAQLQGLEEKLKLLGGKGGISEVRSPVSGIVYQIKAHVGDSVDTSTEILSIARPSRVLISALVQDKDASKIRVGDRVEFSISTFPGKKYTGKVKYVSDVVDPETRTVKVYIAPDNVEDFRINMFFNVRIYMGKAKYAVIPESAILYKDGKFYVYVLENNKPILKEVSFIKKLEGKRVAVIGLEEGQRVITAPMLEEKP is encoded by the coding sequence ATGAATAGGATAGCTCTATTACTTTTGGCTTTAGCGCTTGTACAATCCTGCCATACTTCCCAAGAAGAAAAGGAACAAAAGCAAGTCCTTCAGAACCCTAAAACAGTTGAAGTTAAATATGAAGATATACCTTCTCTTATAGAAGTTACTGGTTTCGTAGAGCCAGACAAGGACGGTATAGTAAAAATAAGTCCAAGGGTTCAAGGTGTAATCCAAAGTATAAATGTAAATGTGGGAGATAGGGTAGGTGTTGGTGAAGTTTTAGCGGTGGTAAAGGCACCGGATATTACGGATATATACGCGCAAAAGATATCTTTAACCGCTCAACTTGCAAATGCAGAGAGGTTATACAAACTCAAAGAAGAGCTCTATAGCATAGGAGCAATACCTAAGAGTGAAGTTATGGATGCAGAGACCAATTACAAAGTGCTAAAAGCACAACTGCAGGGATTGGAGGAGAAGTTAAAACTCTTGGGTGGTAAAGGTGGTATTTCAGAAGTTAGGTCTCCTGTAAGCGGGATAGTCTACCAGATAAAAGCCCATGTAGGTGATAGTGTAGACACATCCACAGAAATTCTAAGTATAGCAAGACCATCAAGAGTTCTTATATCTGCTTTAGTGCAAGATAAAGACGCCAGCAAAATAAGGGTGGGTGATCGTGTGGAATTTTCCATAAGTACCTTTCCAGGCAAGAAATACACGGGGAAGGTTAAATATGTAAGCGATGTGGTGGACCCAGAAACAAGGACAGTAAAGGTTTACATAGCTCCTGATAATGTAGAAGACTTTAGAATAAACATGTTTTTTAACGTAAGGATATACATGGGCAAGGCTAAATATGCGGTAATACCAGAAAGTGCAATCCTATACAAGGACGGAAAGTTTTATGTGTATGTTTTAGAAAATAACAAACCAATCTTAAAAGAAGTGAGTTTCATAAA